The proteins below come from a single Peromyscus eremicus chromosome 22, PerEre_H2_v1, whole genome shotgun sequence genomic window:
- the Rrm2 gene encoding ribonucleoside-diphosphate reductase subunit M2 isoform X2 yields the protein MLSVRVPLATITDQQQLKVSPLKRLSLAEKENTESKVSANPSVEDEPLLRENPHRFVIFPIKYHDIWQMYKKAEASFWTAEEVDLSKDIQHWEALKPDERHFISHVLAFFAASDGIVNENLVERFSQEVQVTEARCFYGFQIAMENIHSEMYSLLIDTYIKDPKEREYLFNAIETMPCVKKKADWALRWIGDKEATYGERVVAFAAVEGIFFSGSFASIFWLKKRGLMPGLTFSNELISRDEGLHCDFACLMFKHLVHKPSAQRVKEIIVNAVRIEQEFLTEALPVKLIGMNCTLMKQYIEFVADRLMLELGFNKIFKVENPFDFMENISLEGKTNFFEKRVGEYQRMGVMSSSTDNSFTLDADF from the exons ATGCTGTCCGTCCGCGTCCCGCTCGCCACCATCACCGACCAGCAGCAGCTGAAGGTGTCGCCGCTGAAGCGGCTCAGCCTGGCCGAGAAGGAGAACACG GAAAGTAAAGTCTCTGCTAACCCCAGCGTTGAGGATGAGCCGTTACTGAGAGAGAACCCTCACCGCTTTGTCATCTTTCCCATCAAATACCATGATATCTGGCAGATGTACAAGAAAGCGGAGGCCTCCTTTTGGACGGCTGAGGAG GTGGACCTTTCCAAGGAtatccagcactgggaagctcTGAAACCCGACGAGAGACATTTTATATCTCACGTTCTGGCTTTCTTCGCAGCCAGTGACGGCATAGTCAATGAGAACCTG GTGGAGCGATTTAGCCAAGAAGTTCAAGTCACAGAGGCCCGCTGTTTCTATGGCTTCCAAATTGCCATGGAAAACATACATTCTGAAATGTACAGTCTCCTGATTGACACCTACATTAAAGATCCCAAGGAGAG GGAGTATCTCTTCAATGCTATCGAAACGATGCCTTGTGTGAAGAAGAAGGCCGACTGGGCCTTGCGTTGGATTGGGGACAAAGAGGCTACGTACG GAGAACGTGTTGTGGCCTTCGCCGCCGTGGAAGGCATCTTCTTCTCCGGTTCTTTTGCATCCATATTCTGGCTCAAGAAGCGGGGACTGATGCCCGGCCTTACATTTTCCAATGAGCTTATCAGCAGAGACGAG GGCTTACACTGTGACTTTGCCTGCCTGATGTTCAAGCACCTGGTACACAAGCCATCGGCGCAGAGGGTAAAAGAGATAATTGTCAACGCCGTGAGGATAGAGCAG GAGTTCCTCACGGAGGCCTTGCCTGTGAAGCTCATCGGGATGAACTGCACTCTGATGAAGCAGTACATTGAGTTCGTGGCCGACAGGCTGATGCTGGAGCTGGGCTTTAACAAG ATTTTCAAAGTAGAGAATCCATTTGACTTCATGGAAAATATTTCACTAGAAGGAAAGACAAACTTCTTTGAGAAGCGAGTGGGCGAGTACCAGAGGATGGGGGTGATGTCGAGTTCAACAGATAATTCTTTTACCTTGGATGCTGATTTCTAA
- the Rrm2 gene encoding ribonucleoside-diphosphate reductase subunit M2 isoform X1, translating to MLSVRVPLATITDQQQLKVSPLKRLSLAEKENTPPALSATRVLASKVARRILQDPAELESKVSANPSVEDEPLLRENPHRFVIFPIKYHDIWQMYKKAEASFWTAEEVDLSKDIQHWEALKPDERHFISHVLAFFAASDGIVNENLVERFSQEVQVTEARCFYGFQIAMENIHSEMYSLLIDTYIKDPKEREYLFNAIETMPCVKKKADWALRWIGDKEATYGERVVAFAAVEGIFFSGSFASIFWLKKRGLMPGLTFSNELISRDEGLHCDFACLMFKHLVHKPSAQRVKEIIVNAVRIEQEFLTEALPVKLIGMNCTLMKQYIEFVADRLMLELGFNKIFKVENPFDFMENISLEGKTNFFEKRVGEYQRMGVMSSSTDNSFTLDADF from the exons ATGCTGTCCGTCCGCGTCCCGCTCGCCACCATCACCGACCAGCAGCAGCTGAAGGTGTCGCCGCTGAAGCGGCTCAGCCTGGCCGAGAAGGAGAACACG CCCCCGGCCCTCAGCGCCACCCGCGTCCTGGCCAGCAAGGTTGCGCGGAGAATCTTACAGGACCCGGCCGAACTG GAAAGTAAAGTCTCTGCTAACCCCAGCGTTGAGGATGAGCCGTTACTGAGAGAGAACCCTCACCGCTTTGTCATCTTTCCCATCAAATACCATGATATCTGGCAGATGTACAAGAAAGCGGAGGCCTCCTTTTGGACGGCTGAGGAG GTGGACCTTTCCAAGGAtatccagcactgggaagctcTGAAACCCGACGAGAGACATTTTATATCTCACGTTCTGGCTTTCTTCGCAGCCAGTGACGGCATAGTCAATGAGAACCTG GTGGAGCGATTTAGCCAAGAAGTTCAAGTCACAGAGGCCCGCTGTTTCTATGGCTTCCAAATTGCCATGGAAAACATACATTCTGAAATGTACAGTCTCCTGATTGACACCTACATTAAAGATCCCAAGGAGAG GGAGTATCTCTTCAATGCTATCGAAACGATGCCTTGTGTGAAGAAGAAGGCCGACTGGGCCTTGCGTTGGATTGGGGACAAAGAGGCTACGTACG GAGAACGTGTTGTGGCCTTCGCCGCCGTGGAAGGCATCTTCTTCTCCGGTTCTTTTGCATCCATATTCTGGCTCAAGAAGCGGGGACTGATGCCCGGCCTTACATTTTCCAATGAGCTTATCAGCAGAGACGAG GGCTTACACTGTGACTTTGCCTGCCTGATGTTCAAGCACCTGGTACACAAGCCATCGGCGCAGAGGGTAAAAGAGATAATTGTCAACGCCGTGAGGATAGAGCAG GAGTTCCTCACGGAGGCCTTGCCTGTGAAGCTCATCGGGATGAACTGCACTCTGATGAAGCAGTACATTGAGTTCGTGGCCGACAGGCTGATGCTGGAGCTGGGCTTTAACAAG ATTTTCAAAGTAGAGAATCCATTTGACTTCATGGAAAATATTTCACTAGAAGGAAAGACAAACTTCTTTGAGAAGCGAGTGGGCGAGTACCAGAGGATGGGGGTGATGTCGAGTTCAACAGATAATTCTTTTACCTTGGATGCTGATTTCTAA